A window of Zingiber officinale cultivar Zhangliang chromosome 5A, Zo_v1.1, whole genome shotgun sequence contains these coding sequences:
- the LOC121980585 gene encoding uncharacterized protein LOC121980585: MSREASVGGSGEASSNSGAATPSVASTTSGTSYSKRLAVNALGNRSDPGWKHGIAVDENPKKVQCKYYQKVINGGIYRLKHHLAGTQKDVGACKAVSDDVRKEMWKIVSSLQENLIKRAKEIEGRSSDSSPLGQYEDEEVEGAKRQRREIAKNPADLFKKRGVSSQTTINGIFKKNLREEACQGIASFFYNNAIPFHVAKSDEFKKMLDLVARHGIGFKPPSYHEIRVKYLKQQVDCTKEVIEQHKAFWKKMGCTIMTDGWTDKRRRTILNFLVNSPMGTIFLKSIDASDISKTADKIFKLMDEIVEEVGEENVVQIVTDNAANYKAAGEMLMGKRKRLYWTPCAAHCIDLMLEDFEKKIPIHKETIARGKKITTYIYSRTALISLLHHFTKEKDLIRPATTRFATSYLTLGCLNDNKGALIRMFTSKEWKSSQFAKTKDGKVIENVVMDKDFWKSIITCLRSAYPLIKVLRLVDSDEKPAMGFIYEEMDRAKEKIQAAFNGIKKSYLPLWEIIDARWDNQLHRPLHAAGYYLNPQFHYSPNFKADFEVKRGIYDCLQRMVESMEEVKKIDAQLEDFKYRKKFFGSAVATCGIETKTPAQWWESYGYEHPELQKFAIRVLSLTCSSSGCERNWSAFEMVHTKRRNRLKAKTMNDVVFVMANSKLAKKKELRKVNDYSIDDLASDDDWIVDDSENLDLDASNEDLVPVEEGPSSGAPHDDLELPSYDDDEVEEGGDAMEDAGDEEHMEDDYEFMNL; encoded by the exons ATGAGTAGAGAAGCTAGTGTTGGTGGGTCTGGTGAAGCAAGCTCCAATAGTGGTGCAGCCACTCCAAGCGTAGCTTCCACAACTAGTGGAACTTCATATTCCAAAAGATTGGCAGTGAATGCTCTTGGAAATAGATCTGATCCAGGTTGGAAACATGGAATTGCAGTTGATGAAAATCCAAAGAAAGTGCAATGCAAATACTATCAAAAGGTGATAAATGGAGGGATTTATAGACTCAAGCATCATTTGGCAGGAACACAAAAGGATGTTGGAGCATGCAAGGCTGTTAGTGATGATGTAAGGAAGGAAATGTGGAAAATTGTATCCTCAttgcaagaaaatttaataaagagGGCAAAGGAGATTGAAGGAAGATCAAGTGATTCAAGTCCTCTTGGCCAATATGAAGATGAGGAGGTGGAGGGTGCAAAAAGACAAAGGCGAGAAATTGCAAAGAATCCTGCTGATCTATTCAAGAAAAGGGGTGTGAGTAGTCAAACTACCATCAATGGCATTTTCAAGAAGAATTTGAGGGAGGAAGCTTGCCAAGGGATTGCCTCTTTTTTCTACAATAATGCTATACCTTTTCATGTGGCAAAAAGTGATGAATTCAAGAAGATGCTAGACTTGGTTGCAAGACATGGTATTGGCTTTAAGCCTCCATCCTACCATGAGATTAGAGTCAAGTATTTGAAACAACAAGTTGATTGCACCAAAGAAGTTATAGAGCAGCACAAAGCATTTTGGAAGAAAATGGGATGCACAATTATGACTGATGGGTGGACAGATAAGAGGAGGAGGACTATATTAAACTTCTTGGTTAATAGTCCTATGGGAACCATTTTTTTGAAGTCAATTGATGCATCTGATATATCTAAAACAGCTGACAAGATTTTCAAGTTGATGGATGAAATTGTTGAAGAAGTTGGTGAAGAGAATGTAGTGCAAATTGTCACAGACAATGCAGCAAACTACAAAGCAGCCGGGGAGATGTTGATGGGGAAGAGAAAGAGGCTATATTGGACGCCTTGTGCAGCTCATTGCATCGATTTAATGTTGgaggattttgaaaaaaagaTACCAATACATAAAGAGACAATTGCACGAGGTAAAAAGATCACAACTTACATCTATTCAAGGACTGCGCTTATTTCTCTATTGCATCATTTTACCAAAGAAAAGGATTTGATTAGACCAGCCACTACCCGTTTTGCCACATCTTACTTGACTTTGGGTTGCTTGAATGACAATAAGGGAGCATTGATTAGAATGTTTACATCCAAAGAATGGAAATCTAGTCAATTTGCAAAGACTAAAGATGGAAAGGTTATTGAAAATGTGGTAATGGATAAGGACTTCTGGAAAAGCATTATTACATGCTTGAGGAGTGCTTATCCTTTGATCAAAGTCCTTCGTTTGGTAGACTCAGATGAGAAGCCTGCCATGGGGTTCATTTATGAGGAAATGGACAGGGCCAAAGAAAAGATACAAGCTGCCTTTAATGGTATTAAGAAAAG TTACTTGCCTCTATGGGAAATTATAGATGCAAGATGGGATAATCAACTACATCGGCCTTTGCATGCTGCGGGCTATTACCTTAACCCTCAATTTCATTACAGTCCTAATTTTAAAGCTGACTTTGAAGTGAAAAGAGGAATATATGATTGTCTACAAAGGATGGTTGAAAGTATGGAAGAAGTAAAGAAGATTGATGCTCAACTGGAAGACTTCAAATATCGAAAGAAATTCTTTGGTAGTGCAGTAGCCACTTGTGGAATTGAAACCAAAACTCCAGCACAATGGTGGGAATCATATGGTTATGAACATCCTGAGTTGCAAAAGTTTGCTATTCGTGTTTTGAGCTTGACATGCAGCTCATCTGGCTGTGAGAGGAATTGGAGTGCATTTGAGATG GTCCACACTAAGAGAAGAAATCGTTTGAAGGCAAAAACGATGAATGACGTAGTCTTTGTGATGGCTAATtcaaaattagccaagaagaaggaatTGAGGAAAGTCAATGACTATAGCATTGATGACCTAGCTTCTGATGATGATTGGATTGTGGATGATAGTGAAAATTTAGATTTGGATGCTTCAAATGAAGATTTGGTTCCAGTTGAAGAAGGACCTAGTAGTGGAGCACCTCATGATGATTTGGAGCTGCCTAGttatgatgatgatgaagttgaagaagGTGGAGATGCCATGGAGGATGCTGGAGATGAAGAACACATGGAGGATGATTATGAATTCATGAATTTATGA
- the LOC121980586 gene encoding sodium/hydrogen exchanger 6-like: MLELNMTAHAVSSPPGKEQQAAGVGILLQISMLVLSFVVGHVLRRHKFYYIPEASASLIIGLLVGILANISDTEASSRRWFNFHEEFFFLFLLPPIIFQSGFSLAPKPFFSNFGAIVTFAILGTFIAAVVTGFLVYLGGLTFLMYKLPLVECLMFGALISATDPVTVLSIFQELGIDVNLYALVFGESVLNDAIAISLYRTMSSVQSHASSGQSLLVLVLSFLETFVGSMSAGVGVGFISSLLFKYAGLDIENLQNLEWCLFVIFPYFSYMLVEELGLSGIVSILFIGIVMKHYTFSNLSENSQRFAASFFHLISSLAETFVFIYMGFDITMEEHSWSHLGFIFFSIIFIGVARAANVFTCANLVNMVRPTNRKIPPKHQKALWYSGLRGAMAFALALQSVHDLPEAHGKTILTATTAIIVLTVILIGGSTGTMLEALEVVGDGQNDTLEVNFSENFDSNNGYIAPTYQEGTSSGSKIKMKLKEFHKSTTSFTALDKNYLTPFFTTQNDNEDNSADELS, translated from the exons ATGTTGGAGCTCAATATGACTGCTCATGCGGTCAGCTCGCCGCCAGGGAAGGAGCAGCAGGCTGCCGGGGTGGGCATCCTCCTCCAGATCTCTATGCTGGTGCTCTCCTTTGTCGTAGGCCATGTGCTCCGCCGCCACAAGTTCTATTACATTCCGGAGGCCAGTGCTTCCCTCATCATCG GTCTACTTGTTGGTATACTTGCTAACATTTCAGATACCGAAGCCAGTAGCAG GAGGTGGTTTAATTTCCATGAGgaatttttcttccttttcttgttgCCACCAATTATATT TCAATCAGGGTTCAGTTTAGCACCG AAACCATTTTTTTCAAACTTTGGAGCCATTGTTACATTTGCTATCTTAGGGACATTTATTGCTGCAGTTGTCACAGGCTTTTTAGT CTATCTTGGTGGGTTAACATTTCTGATGTACAAATTACCATTAGTTGAGTGTCTGATGTTTGGTGCTCTTATATCAGCGACTGATCCTGTAACAGTCCTATCTATTTTCCAG GAACTTGGTATTGACGTGAATCTATATGCCTTGGTGTTTGGAGAGTCAGTTTTAAATGATGCA ATCGCTATCTCCTTGTACAG GACCATGTCATCAGTTCAAAGTCATGCTTCCTCAGGACAAAGCCTTCTTGTGCTTGTCCTGAGCTTTCTCGAGACATTTGTTGGCTCAATGTCTGCAG GTGTTGGCGTTGGATTCATTTCTTCTCTG CTCTTCAAATATGCTGGATTGGATATTGAAAA CCTTCAGAATTTGGAGTGGTGTCTCTTTGTCATTTTCCCTTATTTCTC TTACATGCTAGTAGAAGAATTAGGTCTATCTGGTATTGTGTCAATTCTATTTATTGGAATT GTAATGAAGcattatacattctctaattTGTCAGAGAACTCTCAACGTTTTGCTGCTTCATTTTTCCACTTGATCTCATCGCTAGCGGAAACATTTGT GTTTATTTACATGGGTTTTGACATTACAATGGAGGAACATAGCTGGTCACACTTGGggtttattttcttttcaatt ATCTTCATAGGTGTTGCAAG GGCTGCAAATGTTTTTACTTGTGCTAATTTAGTTAACATGGTTCGACCGACAAATCGCAAAATACCTCCTAAGCATCAGAAGGCACTTTGGTATAGTG GTCTTCGAGGAGCTATGGCTTTTGCCCTTGCTTTGCAGTCAGTACATGATCTCCCCGAGGCTCATGGAAAAACAATTCTTACTGCTACAACTGCAATAATTGTACTGACT GTAATATTGATTGGTGGCTCAACTGGTACCATGCTTGAAGCTCTAGAAGTAGTAGGGGATGGTCAAAATGATACACTGGAAGTCAATTTCTCAGAG AACTTTGACAGTAATAATGGCTACATTGCTCCAACTTACCAAGAAGGAACATCATCTGGGagtaaaataaagatgaaactcaAGGAGTTCCATAAGAG CACTACATCCTTCACCGCATTGGATAAAAATTACTTAACTCCATTCTTTACCACTCAAAATGATAATGAAGATAATTCTG CAGATGAGTTGAGCTAG